One window from the genome of Treponema sp. OMZ 838 encodes:
- the dnaG gene encoding DNA primase: MAKITTETIDAVNNHTDLVSLVENYTHLEKRGHDWWGCCPFHNEKTPSFHVIPDKKMYYCFGCGAGGPTIKFLMEMEKLSFNEAVEALAKRAGIPVVYAEGRYNPAPEDSLKETLLELYKRVSGTFHYFLLHTPEGAPALRYLQGRAVSPEMIEQFNLGYAPADRRWLFKFLQTKGYSAEFLAKSGLFSKNYPEVSFFSNRIMFPICNRHGQPVAFGGRVLEGDGPKYLNTGDLPQYKKGETLFAFSQALAQIRKEKTVIFCEGYMDVIAFHQAGITNAVAPLGTALTEEQVKLIQSFADTIILSFDSDFAGQQATYKAIKLCRAGHLQVRVLMIKGGKDPAEILAHKGAESLTELVKNAILDSDYLIQIAVGRFDVVSPEGKAQAAAFLFPYIEVLESDIQKESTIHKFSADLGISSKALFTDYIQYDQKQERVPPTRKSETQKRTALKMTAELRIVLAAAANPHLFKKMRAELTSDDFEDPAAKDLFIVLEECYRADANTYDSLLAHCPSETLRDAVSSAIIKGEFAENPDKLVYDGIYYIKQNALQRQKELIIRKLQAVHENGSVDDIQHANDLLSEKLHIDRVLAELKETT, encoded by the coding sequence ATGGCAAAAATCACTACGGAAACGATCGACGCGGTCAATAATCATACGGACTTGGTGTCACTCGTCGAAAATTATACCCATTTGGAAAAGCGCGGGCATGATTGGTGGGGCTGTTGTCCCTTCCATAACGAAAAAACACCGTCTTTCCATGTTATCCCCGATAAAAAAATGTATTACTGCTTCGGTTGCGGAGCGGGCGGCCCTACCATCAAGTTTCTTATGGAAATGGAAAAGCTGTCCTTTAATGAGGCGGTAGAGGCGCTTGCGAAGCGAGCCGGTATTCCCGTTGTGTATGCGGAAGGCCGTTATAACCCCGCGCCGGAGGATTCATTGAAAGAAACACTGCTTGAATTATACAAAAGAGTGAGCGGAACCTTTCATTATTTTCTATTGCACACCCCTGAAGGAGCTCCTGCGCTGCGATATTTACAGGGGAGGGCAGTAAGTCCCGAAATGATCGAGCAGTTTAATCTCGGGTATGCGCCGGCTGATCGCCGGTGGCTCTTTAAATTTTTGCAGACAAAGGGGTATTCTGCAGAGTTTTTAGCAAAATCCGGTTTATTTTCTAAAAACTATCCCGAAGTTTCTTTTTTTTCAAACAGAATTATGTTTCCGATTTGTAACCGGCACGGTCAGCCGGTCGCTTTCGGCGGGCGGGTTCTGGAAGGCGACGGACCGAAGTACCTTAATACCGGGGATTTGCCGCAGTATAAAAAAGGCGAAACGCTTTTTGCGTTTTCGCAGGCGCTTGCGCAGATCAGAAAAGAAAAAACGGTTATTTTTTGTGAAGGCTATATGGATGTTATCGCCTTTCACCAAGCGGGTATTACCAATGCCGTTGCTCCATTAGGCACCGCTTTGACGGAAGAGCAGGTAAAGCTTATTCAGTCCTTTGCCGACACTATCATTCTTTCGTTCGATTCCGATTTTGCAGGACAGCAGGCAACATACAAGGCGATAAAGCTGTGTCGTGCCGGACATTTACAAGTACGGGTACTGATGATTAAGGGAGGGAAGGATCCTGCTGAGATACTGGCGCATAAGGGTGCCGAAAGCTTGACGGAATTGGTAAAAAATGCTATTTTAGACAGTGATTATCTTATTCAAATTGCCGTTGGGCGGTTTGATGTGGTGAGTCCCGAAGGAAAGGCTCAGGCTGCTGCCTTTCTATTCCCCTATATTGAGGTGTTGGAATCCGATATTCAAAAAGAGTCAACAATACATAAGTTTTCGGCGGACTTGGGTATAAGCTCAAAAGCGTTATTTACTGATTATATACAGTATGACCAAAAACAAGAACGGGTACCGCCTACACGAAAAAGTGAAACACAAAAGCGTACTGCGCTTAAAATGACCGCAGAGCTGAGGATCGTGCTTGCAGCAGCTGCAAATCCTCATCTCTTTAAAAAAATGCGGGCAGAGTTGACTTCCGATGATTTTGAGGATCCTGCTGCGAAGGATTTGTTTATTGTATTAGAAGAATGTTATCGCGCCGATGCAAATACGTATGACAGCTTATTAGCGCATTGTCCTTCCGAAACGTTGAGAGATGCCGTAAGCAGTGCAATTATTAAAGGTGAATTTGCAGAAAATCCTGATAAACTGGTGTATGACGGTATCTACTATATTAAACAAAATGCTTTACAGCGCCAAAAGGAGCTCATAATCCGTAAATTGCAAGCAGTGCATGAAAACGGCAGTGTTGACGATATTCAGCATGCCAATGACCTGCTGAGCGAGAAACTGCATATCGACAGAGTGCTCGCAGAATTAAAGGAAACGACATAA